The sequence CAGCTTTGTGTCTTCGACCGCTGTGGCGTCGGCGGTGCGCTCGGCATGGTCGAGCAGGGCGATTTCGCCGAAGGACTGGCCCGGGCCGATTTCGTTCAGGATGACTTCCCGCCCTTCGAGGGAGACGGAACTGATGCGCACCCGGCCCTCTACCACCAGCATCATCGATTCCGCGGGCTCGCCGCGGCCGAAAATCAGCGTGCCGCGGTCGACATGGCGCGAGCGGCAGATTTGGCTTAGCGCCTTCAGATCGTGGTCGTTCAACGATTCGAGCAACTCGCATCGTTGCAACAGCCGCGCGGTCTGACCCAGAGCCGAAGGCGGGCCGCCAGTCATCGTTCTTCCTCTTCCATCCTCTGCCTGCTGCGACTTGGTTTTCCGGAAGTTTTCCGGATTATCGCTTAGCGGCTACGAATTGTTACCATTCGCCGATCCAGCATGCGCCGTAGCCAGTACGCACGCAAGCCTGCGCCCGCCACGATCCTGGACCGAACGGGGAACCGGAGCTTATACTTTCGACCACGCCCAGCGCAGCCAAGCCGGAGAATGTTCCCATGAGTCCCGATAGCGGTTCGGTCATCGCCCCCTCGGCCCCGCCCACCGAAGACGAAATGATCCCGGTGCTGGATGTCGGCCCCTATCTGCGGGGCGAACCGGGGGCGCTCGCAGCGCTGGCGGACGCGCTGCGCGACGCGCTGGAGACGGTCGGCTTTTACTACCTGACCGGCCATGACGTGCCGCTCGCGCTGATCCGCGACGTCTTTGCGGCCTCCAAGCGCTTCCACGCCCAGCCGCTGGAGCGGAAACTCGCGCTGCGGGCGAACGAGCACAATGTCGGCTACATGCCGGTCAACAGTTCGGTCAGCCGCGCCAGCCAGGTGGAGCAGGCGAAAAAGCCGAACCTGGTCGAGGCCTTTTTCCTGAAGCGCGACATGCCGCCGGATCACCCGGACGTGCTGGCGAACAAGCGCTATCGCTGCCAGAACCAGTGGCCGGCGGAGGCCGACCTGCCGGACTTCCGCGCCACGGTGACGGCCTATATGGATGCGCTGGAAAATCTCTGCCTGCGCATGCTGCCGGTCTATGCCCTGGCGCTGGACCTGCCGGTGGACTGGTTCAAGGAGCCGTTCGACGACCCGCAATACACGCTACGCCTCTCCCACTACCCGCCCAGCGAGGCCGGGGAGGCGGACCAGTACGGGCTGGCGCCGCACACCGATTCCAGCTTCCTCACCATGCTGGCCCAGGCGGACCTGCCGGGGCTCGCCATCCGCACGCCCAAGGGCAACTGGATCGACGTGCCGGTGATCGAGGGCGCGTTCGTGGTCAATTCGGGCGACATGATGCGACGGTGGACCAACCACCGCTTCCTGTCGACGCCGCACCGCGCCATCAACCGCAATCCGGGCGCGGATCGCTATGCGATCCCGTTCTTTTTCGACGCGAACATCGACTACCCGATGGCCTGCCTGCCGACCTGTAGCGGCCCCGACAATCCGCCGAAATACGAGCCGATCTCGTATATGGACTACATGCTCTGGTTCACCCGGCGAAACTACGACCACGTCCGGGCGAAGGACGGGACGGAGGCCGCCGATCCGGGCGTGCCGAAAACCCAGTCGGCGCGGGACTGAGGGCGCGAGACCTCCGATATGGCGAACGACGAGACGGCCGCCGGCCGCATCCGGCTGACGGTGGACGCGGCGCGGGCGCTGGGCGAGGCGGCGATGCGCGGCGCCGGCTGCGACGCCGAGGATGCCTGGGCGCTCACCGACCATGTGCTGGACGCCGCGCTGTGCGGCTATGAGTATTCCGGCCTGCCGAAGCTGTTGAACGTGGTCGACGACCCGCTGTTCCGTCAGCCGCGCCGGACGGTCAGCGTGGTCAAGGAGACCGGGCCGACCGCGCTGCTGGACGGGCACAACACCACCGGCATGGTCGCGGCCTGGCACGCCACTCGCGCCACCATCGAGCGGGCGGAGCGCCACGGTCTCGCCCTGGTCTGCCTCGCCAACACCTGGATGACCGGGCGCAGCGCCTATTATTGCGAGATGATGGCCAAGGCCGGGCTGGTGGCGATCCATACCGTCGCCGCGCCGGCCATGGTGGCGCCGTTCGGCGGCGCCGCACCGGCGCTCGGCACCAATCCCATCGCCTTCGGCTTTCCGACCGACGGCGACCCGCTGGTGATCGACATGGGCACCTCGGCCTTCATGGGCACGGACCTGCAATTCCGCAGCCGCCTGGGTGCCGCGATCCCGGCGGGCGTGGCGCTCGGCCCGGACGGTGCGCCGACCACCGATGCCGGCGTGGCGCGCAAGGGCGCGTTGTTGCCGTTCGGCGGGCCGGAGAACGGCTACAAAGGGTTCGGCCTCGCGCTGGCCATGGATGCGTTGGGAGCGCTGGCGGCGGGGCTCCGGCCGGCGGGCAAGATCAGCGGCTATCTGTTCATCGCCTTCAAGCCGGACCTGTTCGTGCCGCTGGCCGACTACCGGCAAGAAGTCTCGGCCCGCATCGCCGCGGTGAAGGCGACGCCGCGCCAGCCGGGCGTCACCGAGATCCGCATTCCCGGCGAGCGCGGCACGCGCACCCGCGAGCGCCTGATGCGGGACGGCATCACCATCGACCGCAAAATCCACGACGCCCTGCAACGCCTCGCCGAAGGCCGGCTCGACCACGGCGGCTGGTAGGGGCGTGCGAACACGGGCGGTGGCGGTGATCGAAGGATGCCACCGGTCCCGGCCCTCGCCTCCGGCTCGTCCGGGAAACGGCCCTGTTCCCCGGACGGTGCGGAGTGGCGGTCCGGGGTCAGGCCGTGGCGGCGACCCGGTCGGTGATCATGCGGTGGTAGTAGTGCAGGCAGGGCTCGTTGCGGCCGAAGACGATCTCGTCCTGGGCGGCGGAGTGGAAGCCTTGCTGGATCTGCTCGCTGATCTCGAAATCCTCTTCCTCGACCGTCTTCAGCAGCAGCGCCATGTTGCGGTCCCAGTGGCCCTTGGCGTTCTCGGTCACCGCCTCTTCCGGCGTGAACAGCGAGACGCGCATGGTGCACTGGTTTACCGGATCGGCCTGGCTCGGATAGATGTGCCAGAGCTCGATATGGTCCAACTGCCAGGTCCAGATCACGTTCGGGAACAGCACATAGACGCCGACCAGATGGCGCAGCACGTCCCATTCGCTCTCCGGCCGGTCCTTCAGCGTCGGAATGGTGCGGCGGGCGCCGAGCCAGCGGATCGTGGTGCCGTCCAGCACGTCGGCGGTGTTGAGATTGCCGTGGATCAGCGGCGCAATCGAATTGCGATGCAGTTTCGGAAAGTGATAGCTCTCCAGGAAGGTGTCGACGCAGATCTTCCAGTTCATCTGCCGCGTCAGGCGGCGGGTCTCGTAATGGTGGTAGTCGGCGAACCGGTAGGCCGCGAGTTCCGCATTCGTCACCGGCCCCAGCACCCGGTCCAGGTCGAACGTCTTGCCGGGCGTCGGGCAGGCCCAGATATTGCCGTCGCGCTCCTCGCACCACAATTCGGTCAGGCCGTAGTCGGCGCGGTCCAGGCCGTCGAAGCCGTATTCCTCCGGCCGGCCGATCAGCGTGCCATCCAGGCCGAAATTCCAGGCGTGGTAGGGGCAGACAAAGCTCTTGGCGGCACCGCAGCCGGTGGCGACCTTGGCGCCGCGATGGCGGCAGACATTGAGAAAGGCGCGCACCCGGCCATCCCGGCCGCGGGCGACCAGGATCGGCGCGCCGGTCAGGTCGTCGGTGAAATAGTCGCCGGGCTTCGGCACTTCCGCCGACGCGCCCAGGCACAACGGCCCCTCGCGGAACAGCAGGCGCTGTTCCCTGGCGGCGTGGTCCGGGCAGACATATTCGCGGATCGGCTGGCGATAGGGCTCCGGCTCCGTCGCCGTCGTCCGGGTTTCGAGAAAGTCGAGAAGGCGCTTGGCTTGGACGATCTGCTCGGATTGCTGCATCGGCTTCGACCCTGTCTGGTTCTGTTATGACGCCATTATGGCAGGCTGCCGGGATTTACCCAATGGCCTAGCAGCGACGCCAGATAGCGCCCCAGGAACAGGACGAGCGTCACCGCCCAGACCCCCATGATCGCCAGTGGCACGATTAATGGCAGCAGCGCTAGCCGCTCCCGCCCGGCCCGGGCCAAAAGGAACCAGCTTGCAAAACAGGCGCCGGCGATGATCGGGTAGAGTACCGTCACCTGCAGGATGAACAGGAGGATGCCCGACCGCTCCTCCTCGCCCAGATGGCCCGCATACATGATCGCGGCGATGGCGGCCGCCGGCCACAGGACGAAGGATTGTCCGACCGCGCGCACCGGCTCTTTCAGCGGATGGGCGAGCCGGAACCGGCCCATGGGCTTGGCGCGTTGGAAGGGGTTGAAAAGTTTAGTCAAGGCGGGCTCGTTGTATTTGGTATTCGGCGATCGTTTCGCGCCCGAGATCCGAACGCTCGACGATCCTGGTGATGGCGGCGGCGTCTTCGGCGGAAATCTGGGATTCCCATTTGGACAATGCCGACAGCGTGTTGCGGATTAGGGAGAAATAGCTGGCATCGGTCGTGGCCGGGGCGTCCGTGTTCAAACGGATATAGTCACGAATTTGCTCGTCCATCGGCAGGCCGAGAAACGCGCAAAGCCGCTCTGCTTCCGCCTGGGGTTCGCAGCAGAGTTTCTCGTACGAAACGAAGGTGTAGTTTGGGTTGCCATGCAAATGGCGCCGGGCGAAGTCGTTGCGGATCATCCAGCGAAAGGCCTGTTGCTCGCCATAACTGGCCTTGGCCAGTTCGTCGTAGGTCAGCCCGTAGTCGTGGGCTTCCGGAATGGCGAAAAGCGCCTCCAGAAACACCTCTCCGGTCATCTTGCCGGCGGCACGACCACGGATCAGCGAGGCTAGGACCGCGCAGGGATGGCGGACGATGTGAATGATCTTGAGGTTCGGCAGGGCGTTGGCGAAGATGGGCGCGCGCATGGTTGCGCTGACGGACTTGATCACCACGAACGGCGGCTCTTTGCGCGCAATCATGTCCGGGACATGAAATATAATGCCTGCCTTGCCGAGGGCCTTGGCACCGTAAACCCAGCCGGGCATCATCGCGTTGCCGAGGGTCGAGCGGAACGCCTTGCGGAAGACGGGCCGGGAACCCGATGCGCGCTCGTCACTCTGCCGGGTGAGGGCGGCAAAATAGGAGCGCGCCTCATCGCGGTAGCGTTCAATGTCCGCAGCGCTCGGCGTATAGGGGATGCGGGAATTCGGCCTCGAAATGTCGGGCTCGTGCCGGTAGAGCACTTCCGGGGACGCATCCAAAATCTTCGTCAGGAACGACGTACCGGACCGGCCAGCCCCAACCACCAAGGCCATCCGGCTGGAGAGCGGTTCGGATGTGTTTTTGGGCATCAATCCACCTCTAACCCGTCCGGAGAATGTTTGGCCTTGGCCCAGTGAGGCTGTATGCGCGGTGGGATGGCCGAAGGCGTTGTCGTGTCCAGCAGCACTGTTCACAAGGCCAATAGAGTATGACGCAGTAGTCATTCCAACCCGTGAACATAGCCCAACCCCGATCCTAGACCGGTGGAGGAGCCGTTGCGATTTCTGCGCTTGGGCTATTTGTGCCGGAAGGTGATGCGGCCCTTGGTCAAGTCGTACGGCGTCATTTCCACCGCAACCTTGTCGCCGGGCATCACGCGAATGCGGAATTTGCGCATTTTGCCGGCGAGGCGGGCAATAATTTCGTGGTCGTTTTCCAGTTTCACCCGAAACATCGCGTTCGGGAGTTTTTCCACCACTTCACCCTGAAATTCCAGCAGGTCTTCTTTCGACATCCAGTCACTCTCAATTCGGGAAGCTCGTTTCGTGAGGCCGCAGCTCTTACGAAGGCATGCAGGGCTTTTACCCCCTTCGGCACCGTCAGGCCAGCTATTCGTGCGATCCTGCCCCGGCCCGCGTCACTCTGCGACCACGCGCAACATTGTGTCGGATGGCGAAGCTTGCAATGCCATTTCCCGCACCACTAACCCGCTCCCCGTGGAAATCAATACGTAAGACTGCGGAGAGAGTGATTGATTTAACAGGCTTGAAGCCTCCACCATGCGAAAAGACCCTGTCTCGTCGGCCTCGTGCTGGTGGCGTTTGCCGGCAAAACGCCGGGCTGGCCGCAACAACGGATCTCCTTTTGGGATTGCAGCGTATCATGAATGACCTCGACTACCTGGAAGCGGAAGGCATCTACATCTTCCGCGAGGCGTTCAATCGCCTGAACAATATCGCGATGCTTTGGTCGCTCGGCAAAGATTCGAATGTGATGCTCTGGCTGGCGCGCAAGGCCTTTTTCGGCCATGTGCCGTTTCCGGTGGTCCATGTCGACACCGAAAAGAAGTTCCCGGAAATGATCGAGTTCCGGGACGTGAAGGCCAAGGAATGGGGGCTGAACCTCATCACGGGCTTCTGCCCGCCCACCGAGGCAATGGACCCGACCCTGCCGCCCGCCGCCCGCTCGGCCGCGCGCAAGACGGCGGGGTTGAAGGCGCTGACCGACCAATACCAGTGGACCGGCATTTTTGCCGGCATCCGGCGCGACGAACAGGCGGTGCGGGCCAAGGAGCGGTTTTTCAGCCCGCGCGGCGAAACCTCCGAGTGGGATTTCCGCGACCAGCCGCCGGAGTTCTGGGGCCAGTTCAACACCGATTTCCCGCCCGGCACCCATCTGCGCATCCACCCGCTGCTGTCATGGACCGAAATCGACATCTGGCGGTATATCCAGCGCGAGAACATCCCGGTGATCTCGCTCTATTTCTCGCAGGGTGGCAAACGCTATCGCTCGCTGGGCGACCAGGACATCACCTTTCCCGTGGACAGCGAAGCCTCGACGATCGAGGAGATCATCGAGGAACTGACCACCACGACGGTTTCCGAGCGCGCCGGCCGTGCCATGGACCACGAACAGGAAGACGCGTTCGAGCGCCTGCGCCGCGCCGGCTACATGTAAGCCGCCCCGAACCGCTGTTCCCTACCAATAGTCATAGTCGAGAGAGAGCATGTCCGCAGCCGCTGCCACACACGTTACCCTGTCCGGGGTTCATCCGCTGCAACTCGTGATCGTCGGCCATGTCGACCACGGCAAGTCCACCTTCGTCGGTCGCCTGCTGCACGAGACCGGGGCCTTGCCGGAAAGCAAGGTCCAGCAGATCCGCGCGGTTTCCGAGCGCCGGGGCCAGCGCATGGAATGGGCCTTCCTGCTGGATGCCTTCCAGGCGGAGCGGGACCAGGGCATCACAATCGACGTGAGCCGCATCCCGTTCAAGACCCACAAGCGCCAGTACGTCATCATCGACGCGCCGGGCCACAAGGAATTCCTGAAGAACATGGTCACCGGCGCCGCCGACGCCGAGGCCGCCTTCCTGATGATCGACGCCAAGGAAGGCTTGCAGGAACAGTCGCGCCGGCATGCCTATCTGCTGTCGCTGATGGGCACGCATCAGGTGGCGGTTCTGGTCACCAAGATGGACCTGATCGATTTCGACCATCAGAAATTCGCCGAGATCGAGCGCGACATCCGCGCCTATCTGCGCGAGCTGGGACTGACGCCGCGCGCCGTGGTGCCGATTGCGGCCCAGGGGGAGGACGCCGCCAACATCGTGCGGCGGGCCTCCAACATGCTCTGGTACACCGGCCCGACGGTGATCGAACTGCTCGACCAGTTGGAGCCGCGGCCGCAGAACGACCAACTGCCCTTCCGCATGCCTGTGCAGGATATCTACCGGTTCGACGAACGCCGCATCATTGCCGGCCGGGTCGAGACCGGGCGGGTCGCAGTCGGCGATACGGTGATCTTCTCACCGTCCGGCAAGAGTGCGAAAGTCCGCTCGGTCGAGGCCTGGAACACCGACCGGCTGCCGCAATCGGGCAGTGCCGGCCAGTGCGTCGGCTTCACGCTCGATCAGCAGATTTTCGTGGAGCGGGGCGAGGTCGCCAGCCACGAGCAGGATGCGCCCATCCTCTCCAACGTGTTTCGCGGCAACATTTTCTGGTTCAGCCACAAGCCGCTCCGCGTCGGCCACACGCTGAAGCTCAAGCTTGCCACCGCCGAGCACATGGTCACGGTTCAGTCGGTGGACGAGGTCATCGACACCGAGAATCTGGGCGGCACCGGCCGGCAGGAGGTGCTGCGCAGCGAGGTGGCGAAGGTGACCCTGCGCGCCCGCGGTCTCATGGCCCTGGACGAGGCGGTGCGGAGCCCGTTGACCGGCCGGTTCGTGCTGGTCGACGATTTCCGCATCGTCGGCGGCGGCACCATCTCGATGGAGGGCTATCCGAACCAGCGCGATCTGATCACGGTGCGCTCCACCAACATCACCGCCAGCGAAACCCAGGTCGACCGCGACGCGCGCTGGAAGCGCAACGGTCACAAGGGCGCCGTGCTCTGGATGACCGGCCTTTCCGGTGCCGGCAAGTCGACCATCGCGCGCGAGGCGGAGAAGGTGCTGTTCCTGAAGGGCTACAACGTCTATGTGCTGGACGGCGACAATGTCCGCGGCGGCCTGAACGCCAATCTGGGCTTCTCGCCCGAAGACCGGGCCGAGAACATCCGCCGCGTCGGCGAGGTGGCGGCTCTGTTCGCCGATGCCGGCATTATCTGCCTGGCCTCGTTCATCTCGCCTTACGCCTCGGACCGCGAGCGGGCGCGCAAGGCCGCCGGCGATGCCTATCACGAGGTGTTCGTGCGCGCCGATCTGGAAGTGTGCGAGGAACGCGATCCGAAAGGCCTCTACAAGCGGGCGCGGGCCGGCGAGATCGCCGACTTCACCGGCATTTCCGCCCCCTATGAGGCGCCGCAGGCCCCGGAACTGGACATCAACACGGCCCAGCTCACCATCGACGAAGGGGTGGCCCTGCTGGTGAATTATGTGGAATCCCACATCCGCTTCACCTGAACCGGCGGCTTGTTCCCCGCTTTGACGACGAGGACAGGGTGACGATGGGCCGGCATTAACCAATTGTTCACCTGCTTGGCATCGAATGTCTGAATGATCGGTACAACCGTTAAGGTTGTGGTGAGGAGTTCAGGCATTGCCGGTGACCGTCCGCCCCCTACTCGCATCCGCGCTCGCATTCGGCTGGATTCTGGGCGCTCCCTTGCCGGGATTGTCACAACCGAAAGGGGAGGTTGTGGCGCTGCCGGATGGCGACACGGTCGCCATCGGCGCCCAGGGGCCGGCCCTGCTCGCAACCCACGACGCGGGCCGGTTGGAGGCCGTGCTCTGGCAATTGATCGACGAAGGCCGGGCCGATGACGCCATGGCCGTGCTCGCCTATGTCGCCCGCCATCGGCCCGCCGAGGCGCCGGCGCTGGCGGTCACGGGCCTGCGCATTGTCACCGACCTCAACGATCAGGCGCGAGCGCGGACGCTGGTGGCGGCCATTGCGTCGGAAAGCGGGACCCCACCCGATGCGATTCTGGCGGCGGTGCAGCAGTCGGGATTGCCGGCGGATTTCTGGACCGACGCCTCCGTGCCCGTCGCCGCGGCGGAGGAAGACGTCGCCGGTCTGGAGCCGGCCGCAGGGCGCCTGCCGGCCGCGGGGCGCCCGCAGGGGGCGGAAGGGCCCGCTTCGGACGCGGATCGCGCGCCCGCTGCGGTGGCAGCCAATGCGCCCGTTTACGGCGGCTATGGCGGCGGCGGCGGCTTCGGCGGCGGTCTGCCGCCGGGCCTGACCATTGGCGGCGGCAGCGGCGGCAGACCCTCGGTGCCACCGGGTCCGCCACCGGGGATCCCGGACCCTCCGACCGGTGGCGGGATGAGTCGCTGACATGCGGGCGGCAGCCATTTTCGGTCTGGCCTTTGCCGCAGTTTGGGCGGCGGCCCTGGTCCTGTCCGTGCACGCGGCGGAGGCACCGGCGCCCCGCCCGCGTCCGGAACTGGGCGATGGCTCCCCCGGCCGTGGCCCGGCGGGGACCGTCCGCGCCCGGCCACGGACCGACTATGACCCTATCGGCCTGCCGCTCGGTGCGTTCCGCGTCTATCCGAGCCTGGGCGCCGCCGCGCGGTACGACAGCAACATTCTCCGCGAATCCGCCAGCGGCGAGAGCGATGCGGTCGCAGTGGCCAGCCCCGGCGTCCGCGCCGAGTCCGACTGGGCCCGACACCGCCTGGCGCTCACCGCGTCCGCCGATCTCGGCATTTATGCCCGCCATTCCAGCGAAAATTATGCCGACGCCCGGGCGGAGGCGACGGGCTATATCGACATTCGCCGCGGTCTGCGCCTGGAGGCGACCGCCGGCTTCGGCCACGGGCACGAAGAGCGCGGCAGCGTGGACGGCGATGGCGGCACCGAGCCGGTGACGTTCTGGCGCTGGAACGCGCGGGCGGCGCTGGCCGGCGAGCGCGGTGCGTTCGGCTACCGCGTCGGCGCTGACTATGTGCGGCTGAACTATAACGACGTGGCCGCCATCGGCGGTGGCACGTTGAACCAGGACGACCGCGACCGGCAAATCCTGGGCGGGTTCGCCCGGCTCGACTACCACGCCTTTCCCGCCGGCGGCGTGTTCGTCGCCGGCCGCTATGACCGCACCGACTTCCGCACCCGCGTCGACGACGGCGGCGTCAACCGCGATGCCCGCAGCCAGACCCTGGTGGCGGGGGTGTCGCTCGACGCCGGCGGCATCACCTTCGGCCAGGTCTATGCCGGCTGGTTCGGCGAGCAGCCGGACGACGCCCGCCTGGAGGACGTCTCCGGCTTCACCGCCGGCGGCGAGCTCAGCGCCAATGTCACTCCGCTGACCACGGTCGGCCTGCGGGGCGACCGGGGCGTGCGGTCGACCGTGACGGACGGCGCGTCGTCGCTGGTCGTCACCGAGGTGCGCGCGACGGTCGACCACGAACTGCTGCGCAACCTGCTGCTGGGCGCCGTCGTGCACGGCCGCCGCCTGGCGTTTCAGGGCCTCGACCGCACCGACGACCATCTTGCCGCCGGGCTCGCGGCCGACTGGCTGCTGAACCGCACTCTGCGCCTGCGCTTCGACTACGCCTTCGACCTGCGCAACTCGCACGGCGCCGCGGCGGTGCACGGCTGGCGCCGTCATGTCGTCGGCCTGCATGTGTTGCTGCAACGATGACGAAGGGAG comes from Alphaproteobacteria bacterium and encodes:
- a CDS encoding isopenicillin N synthase family oxygenase, which codes for MSPDSGSVIAPSAPPTEDEMIPVLDVGPYLRGEPGALAALADALRDALETVGFYYLTGHDVPLALIRDVFAASKRFHAQPLERKLALRANEHNVGYMPVNSSVSRASQVEQAKKPNLVEAFFLKRDMPPDHPDVLANKRYRCQNQWPAEADLPDFRATVTAYMDALENLCLRMLPVYALALDLPVDWFKEPFDDPQYTLRLSHYPPSEAGEADQYGLAPHTDSSFLTMLAQADLPGLAIRTPKGNWIDVPVIEGAFVVNSGDMMRRWTNHRFLSTPHRAINRNPGADRYAIPFFFDANIDYPMACLPTCSGPDNPPKYEPISYMDYMLWFTRRNYDHVRAKDGTEAADPGVPKTQSARD
- a CDS encoding Ldh family oxidoreductase — translated: MANDETAAGRIRLTVDAARALGEAAMRGAGCDAEDAWALTDHVLDAALCGYEYSGLPKLLNVVDDPLFRQPRRTVSVVKETGPTALLDGHNTTGMVAAWHATRATIERAERHGLALVCLANTWMTGRSAYYCEMMAKAGLVAIHTVAAPAMVAPFGGAAPALGTNPIAFGFPTDGDPLVIDMGTSAFMGTDLQFRSRLGAAIPAGVALGPDGAPTTDAGVARKGALLPFGGPENGYKGFGLALAMDALGALAAGLRPAGKISGYLFIAFKPDLFVPLADYRQEVSARIAAVKATPRQPGVTEIRIPGERGTRTRERLMRDGITIDRKIHDALQRLAEGRLDHGGW
- a CDS encoding Rieske 2Fe-2S domain-containing protein — its product is MQQSEQIVQAKRLLDFLETRTTATEPEPYRQPIREYVCPDHAAREQRLLFREGPLCLGASAEVPKPGDYFTDDLTGAPILVARGRDGRVRAFLNVCRHRGAKVATGCGAAKSFVCPYHAWNFGLDGTLIGRPEEYGFDGLDRADYGLTELWCEERDGNIWACPTPGKTFDLDRVLGPVTNAELAAYRFADYHHYETRRLTRQMNWKICVDTFLESYHFPKLHRNSIAPLIHGNLNTADVLDGTTIRWLGARRTIPTLKDRPESEWDVLRHLVGVYVLFPNVIWTWQLDHIELWHIYPSQADPVNQCTMRVSLFTPEEAVTENAKGHWDRNMALLLKTVEEEDFEISEQIQQGFHSAAQDEIVFGRNEPCLHYYHRMITDRVAATA
- a CDS encoding sulfotransferase, translating into MPKNTSEPLSSRMALVVGAGRSGTSFLTKILDASPEVLYRHEPDISRPNSRIPYTPSAADIERYRDEARSYFAALTRQSDERASGSRPVFRKAFRSTLGNAMMPGWVYGAKALGKAGIIFHVPDMIARKEPPFVVIKSVSATMRAPIFANALPNLKIIHIVRHPCAVLASLIRGRAAGKMTGEVFLEALFAIPEAHDYGLTYDELAKASYGEQQAFRWMIRNDFARRHLHGNPNYTFVSYEKLCCEPQAEAERLCAFLGLPMDEQIRDYIRLNTDAPATTDASYFSLIRNTLSALSKWESQISAEDAAAITRIVERSDLGRETIAEYQIQRARLD
- the infA gene encoding translation initiation factor IF-1; protein product: MSKEDLLEFQGEVVEKLPNAMFRVKLENDHEIIARLAGKMRKFRIRVMPGDKVAVEMTPYDLTKGRITFRHK
- a CDS encoding sulfate adenylyltransferase subunit 2, which gives rise to MNDLDYLEAEGIYIFREAFNRLNNIAMLWSLGKDSNVMLWLARKAFFGHVPFPVVHVDTEKKFPEMIEFRDVKAKEWGLNLITGFCPPTEAMDPTLPPAARSAARKTAGLKALTDQYQWTGIFAGIRRDEQAVRAKERFFSPRGETSEWDFRDQPPEFWGQFNTDFPPGTHLRIHPLLSWTEIDIWRYIQRENIPVISLYFSQGGKRYRSLGDQDITFPVDSEASTIEEIIEELTTTTVSERAGRAMDHEQEDAFERLRRAGYM
- the cysC gene encoding adenylyl-sulfate kinase gives rise to the protein MSAAAATHVTLSGVHPLQLVIVGHVDHGKSTFVGRLLHETGALPESKVQQIRAVSERRGQRMEWAFLLDAFQAERDQGITIDVSRIPFKTHKRQYVIIDAPGHKEFLKNMVTGAADAEAAFLMIDAKEGLQEQSRRHAYLLSLMGTHQVAVLVTKMDLIDFDHQKFAEIERDIRAYLRELGLTPRAVVPIAAQGEDAANIVRRASNMLWYTGPTVIELLDQLEPRPQNDQLPFRMPVQDIYRFDERRIIAGRVETGRVAVGDTVIFSPSGKSAKVRSVEAWNTDRLPQSGSAGQCVGFTLDQQIFVERGEVASHEQDAPILSNVFRGNIFWFSHKPLRVGHTLKLKLATAEHMVTVQSVDEVIDTENLGGTGRQEVLRSEVAKVTLRARGLMALDEAVRSPLTGRFVLVDDFRIVGGGTISMEGYPNQRDLITVRSTNITASETQVDRDARWKRNGHKGAVLWMTGLSGAGKSTIAREAEKVLFLKGYNVYVLDGDNVRGGLNANLGFSPEDRAENIRRVGEVAALFADAGIICLASFISPYASDRERARKAAGDAYHEVFVRADLEVCEERDPKGLYKRARAGEIADFTGISAPYEAPQAPELDINTAQLTIDEGVALLVNYVESHIRFT
- a CDS encoding outer membrane beta-barrel protein; translated protein: MRAAAIFGLAFAAVWAAALVLSVHAAEAPAPRPRPELGDGSPGRGPAGTVRARPRTDYDPIGLPLGAFRVYPSLGAAARYDSNILRESASGESDAVAVASPGVRAESDWARHRLALTASADLGIYARHSSENYADARAEATGYIDIRRGLRLEATAGFGHGHEERGSVDGDGGTEPVTFWRWNARAALAGERGAFGYRVGADYVRLNYNDVAAIGGGTLNQDDRDRQILGGFARLDYHAFPAGGVFVAGRYDRTDFRTRVDDGGVNRDARSQTLVAGVSLDAGGITFGQVYAGWFGEQPDDARLEDVSGFTAGGELSANVTPLTTVGLRGDRGVRSTVTDGASSLVVTEVRATVDHELLRNLLLGAVVHGRRLAFQGLDRTDDHLAAGLAADWLLNRTLRLRFDYAFDLRNSHGAAAVHGWRRHVVGLHVLLQR